One genomic segment of Homo sapiens chromosome 14, GRCh38.p14 Primary Assembly includes these proteins:
- the DCAF4 gene encoding DDB1- and CUL4-associated factor 4 isoform X3, with protein MARSSYEAKPHTSRIMSRYKLGTEMNKSRWQSRRRHGRRSHQQNPWFRLRDSEDRSDSRAAQPAHDSGHGDDESPSTSSGTAGTSSVPELPGFYFDPEKKRYFRLLPGHNNCNPLTKESIRQKEMESKRLRLLQEEDRRKKIARMGFNASSMLRKSQLGFLNVTNYCHLAHELRLSCMERKKVQIRSMDPSALASDRFNLILADTNSDRLFTVNDVKVGGSKYGIINLQSLKTPTLKVFMHENLYFTNRKVNSVCWASLNHLDSHILLCLMGLAETPGCATLLPASLFVNSHPAGIDRPGMLCSFRIPGAWSCAWSLNIQANNCFSTGLSRRVLLTNVVTGHRQSFGTNSDVLAQQFALMAPLLFNGCRSGEIFAIDLRCGNQGKGWKATRLFHDSAVTSVRILQDEQYLMASDMAGKIKLWDLRTTKCVRQYEGHVNEYAYLPLHVHEEEGILVAGSWWHRKGWLDSRMHPPHLQERTEIPQQEKLGRDRQVLPPFPAS; from the exons ATGGCGCGCAGCTCGTACGAAGCGAAGCCACACACCTCCCGGATCATGTCCCGCTACAAACTTG gaacagaaatgaataaaagtcGCTGGCAGAGTAGAAGACGACATGGGAGAAGAAGCCACCAGCAGAACCCTTGGTTCAGACTCCGTGATTCTGAAGACAG GTCTGACTCCCGGGCAGCACAGCCCGCTCACGATTCCGGCCACGGTGATGACGAGTCTCCGTCAACCTCGTCTGGCACAGCTGGGACCTCCTCTGTGCCAG AGCTACCTGGGTTTTACTTTGACCCTGAAAAGAAACGCTACTTCCGCTTGCTCCCTGGACATAACAACTGCAACCCCCTGACGAAAGAGAGCATCCGGCAGAAGGAGATGGAGAGCAAGAGACTGCGGCTGCTCCAGGAAGAAGACAGACGGAAAAAG ATTGCCAGGATGGGATTTAATGCATCTTCCATGCTACGAAAAAGCCAGCTGGGTTTTCTCAACGTCACCAATTACTGCCA TTTAGCCCACGAGCTGCGTCTCAGCTGCATGGAGAGGAAAAAGGTCCAGATTCGAAGCATGGATCCCTCCGCCTTGGCAAGCGACCGATTTAACCTCATACTG gCAGATACCAACAGTGACCGGCTCTTCACAGTGAACGATGTTAAAGTTGGAGGCTCCAAGTATGGTATCATCAACCTGCAAAGTCTGAAGACCCCTACGCTCAAGGTGTTCATGCACGAAAACCTCTACTTCACCAACCGGAAG GTGAATTCGGTGTGCTGGGCCTCGCTGAATCACTTGGATTCCCACATTCT GCTATGCCTCATGGGACTCGCAGAGACTCCAGGCTGTGCCACCCTGCTCCCAGCATCACTGTTCGTCAATAGTCACCCAG CAGGAATAGACCGGCCTGGCATGCTCTGCAGTTTCCGGATCCCTGGTGCCTGGTCCTGTGCCTGGTCCCTGAATATCCAAGCAAATAACTGCTTCAGTACAG GCTTGTCTCGGCGGGTCCTGTTGACCAACGTGGTGACGGGACACCGGCAGTCCTTTGGGACCAACAGTGATGTCTTGGCCCAGCAGTTTGCTCTCATG GCTCCTCTGCTGTTTAATGGCTGCCGCTCTGGGGAAATCTTTGCCATTGATCTGCGTTGTGGAAATCAAGGCAAGGGATGGAAGGCCACCCGCCTGTTTCATGATTCAGCAGTGACCTCTGTGCGGATCCTCCAAGATGAGCAATACCTGATGGCTTCAGACATGGCTGGAAAG ATCAAGCTGTGGGACCTGAGGACCACGAAGTGCGTAAGGCAGTACGAAGGCCACGTGAATGAGTACGCCTACCTGCCCCTGCATGTGCACGAGGAAGAAGGAATCCTGGTGGCAG GATCATGGTGGCACAGGAAGGGATGGCTGGATAGTAGAATGCATCCTCCACATCTTCAGGAAAGGACAGAGATACCTCAACAGGAGAAGTTGGGCAGAGACAGGCAAGTGCTGCCTCCATTTCCAGCCTCATGA
- the DCAF4 gene encoding DDB1- and CUL4-associated factor 4 isoform X4 has protein sequence MARSSYEAKPHTSRIMSRYKLGTEMNKSRWQSRRRHGRRSHQQNPWFRLRDSEDRSDSRAAQPAHDSGHGDDESPSTSSGTAGTSSVPELPGFYFDPEKKRYFRLLPGHNNCNPLTKESIRQKEMESKRLRLLQEEDRRKKIARMGFNASSMLRKSQLGFLNVTNYCHLAHELRLSCMERKKVQIRSMDPSALASDRFNLILADTNSDRLFTVNDVKVGGSKYGIINLQSLKTPTLKVFMHENLYFTNRKVNSVCWASLNHLDSHILLCLMGLAETPGCATLLPASLFVNSHPGIDRPGMLCSFRIPGAWSCAWSLNIQANNCFSTGLSRRVLLTNVVTGHRQSFGTNSDVLAQQFALMAPLLFNGCRSGEIFAIDLRCGNQGKGWKATRLFHDSAVTSVRILQDEQYLMASDMAGKIKLWDLRTTKCVRQYEGHVNEYAYLPLHVHEEEGILVAGSWWHRKGWLDSRMHPPHLQERTEIPQQEKLGRDRQVLPPFPAS, from the exons ATGGCGCGCAGCTCGTACGAAGCGAAGCCACACACCTCCCGGATCATGTCCCGCTACAAACTTG gaacagaaatgaataaaagtcGCTGGCAGAGTAGAAGACGACATGGGAGAAGAAGCCACCAGCAGAACCCTTGGTTCAGACTCCGTGATTCTGAAGACAG GTCTGACTCCCGGGCAGCACAGCCCGCTCACGATTCCGGCCACGGTGATGACGAGTCTCCGTCAACCTCGTCTGGCACAGCTGGGACCTCCTCTGTGCCAG AGCTACCTGGGTTTTACTTTGACCCTGAAAAGAAACGCTACTTCCGCTTGCTCCCTGGACATAACAACTGCAACCCCCTGACGAAAGAGAGCATCCGGCAGAAGGAGATGGAGAGCAAGAGACTGCGGCTGCTCCAGGAAGAAGACAGACGGAAAAAG ATTGCCAGGATGGGATTTAATGCATCTTCCATGCTACGAAAAAGCCAGCTGGGTTTTCTCAACGTCACCAATTACTGCCA TTTAGCCCACGAGCTGCGTCTCAGCTGCATGGAGAGGAAAAAGGTCCAGATTCGAAGCATGGATCCCTCCGCCTTGGCAAGCGACCGATTTAACCTCATACTG gCAGATACCAACAGTGACCGGCTCTTCACAGTGAACGATGTTAAAGTTGGAGGCTCCAAGTATGGTATCATCAACCTGCAAAGTCTGAAGACCCCTACGCTCAAGGTGTTCATGCACGAAAACCTCTACTTCACCAACCGGAAG GTGAATTCGGTGTGCTGGGCCTCGCTGAATCACTTGGATTCCCACATTCT GCTATGCCTCATGGGACTCGCAGAGACTCCAGGCTGTGCCACCCTGCTCCCAGCATCACTGTTCGTCAATAGTCACCCAG GAATAGACCGGCCTGGCATGCTCTGCAGTTTCCGGATCCCTGGTGCCTGGTCCTGTGCCTGGTCCCTGAATATCCAAGCAAATAACTGCTTCAGTACAG GCTTGTCTCGGCGGGTCCTGTTGACCAACGTGGTGACGGGACACCGGCAGTCCTTTGGGACCAACAGTGATGTCTTGGCCCAGCAGTTTGCTCTCATG GCTCCTCTGCTGTTTAATGGCTGCCGCTCTGGGGAAATCTTTGCCATTGATCTGCGTTGTGGAAATCAAGGCAAGGGATGGAAGGCCACCCGCCTGTTTCATGATTCAGCAGTGACCTCTGTGCGGATCCTCCAAGATGAGCAATACCTGATGGCTTCAGACATGGCTGGAAAG ATCAAGCTGTGGGACCTGAGGACCACGAAGTGCGTAAGGCAGTACGAAGGCCACGTGAATGAGTACGCCTACCTGCCCCTGCATGTGCACGAGGAAGAAGGAATCCTGGTGGCAG GATCATGGTGGCACAGGAAGGGATGGCTGGATAGTAGAATGCATCCTCCACATCTTCAGGAAAGGACAGAGATACCTCAACAGGAGAAGTTGGGCAGAGACAGGCAAGTGCTGCCTCCATTTCCAGCCTCATGA
- the DCAF4 gene encoding DDB1- and CUL4-associated factor 4 isoform X2, translated as MARSSYEAKPHTSRIMSRYKLGTEMNKSRWQSRRRHGRRSHQQNPWFRLRDSEDRSDSRAAQPAHDSGHGDDESPSTSSGTAGTSSVPELPGFYFDPEKKRYFRLLPGHNNCNPLTKESIRQKEMESKRLRLLQEEDRRKKIARMGFNASSMLRKSQLGFLNVTNYCHLAHELRLSCMERKKVQIRSMDPSALASDRFNLILADTNSDRLFTVNDVKVGGSKYGIINLQSLKTPTLKVFMHENLYFTNRKVNSVCWASLNHLDSHILLCLMGLAETPGCATLLPASLFVNSHPGIDRPGMLCSFRIPGAWSCAWSLNIQANNCFSTGLSRRVLLTNVVTGHRQSFGTNSDVLAQQFALMAPLLFNGCRSGEIFAIDLRCGNQGKGWKATRLFHDSAVTSVRILQDEQYLMASDMAGKIKLWDLRTTKCVRQYEGHVNEYAYLPLHVHEEEGILVAVGQDCYTRIWSLHDARLLRTIPSPYPASKADIPSVAFSSRLGGSRGAPGLLMAVGQDLYCYSYS; from the exons ATGGCGCGCAGCTCGTACGAAGCGAAGCCACACACCTCCCGGATCATGTCCCGCTACAAACTTG gaacagaaatgaataaaagtcGCTGGCAGAGTAGAAGACGACATGGGAGAAGAAGCCACCAGCAGAACCCTTGGTTCAGACTCCGTGATTCTGAAGACAG GTCTGACTCCCGGGCAGCACAGCCCGCTCACGATTCCGGCCACGGTGATGACGAGTCTCCGTCAACCTCGTCTGGCACAGCTGGGACCTCCTCTGTGCCAG AGCTACCTGGGTTTTACTTTGACCCTGAAAAGAAACGCTACTTCCGCTTGCTCCCTGGACATAACAACTGCAACCCCCTGACGAAAGAGAGCATCCGGCAGAAGGAGATGGAGAGCAAGAGACTGCGGCTGCTCCAGGAAGAAGACAGACGGAAAAAG ATTGCCAGGATGGGATTTAATGCATCTTCCATGCTACGAAAAAGCCAGCTGGGTTTTCTCAACGTCACCAATTACTGCCA TTTAGCCCACGAGCTGCGTCTCAGCTGCATGGAGAGGAAAAAGGTCCAGATTCGAAGCATGGATCCCTCCGCCTTGGCAAGCGACCGATTTAACCTCATACTG gCAGATACCAACAGTGACCGGCTCTTCACAGTGAACGATGTTAAAGTTGGAGGCTCCAAGTATGGTATCATCAACCTGCAAAGTCTGAAGACCCCTACGCTCAAGGTGTTCATGCACGAAAACCTCTACTTCACCAACCGGAAG GTGAATTCGGTGTGCTGGGCCTCGCTGAATCACTTGGATTCCCACATTCT GCTATGCCTCATGGGACTCGCAGAGACTCCAGGCTGTGCCACCCTGCTCCCAGCATCACTGTTCGTCAATAGTCACCCAG GAATAGACCGGCCTGGCATGCTCTGCAGTTTCCGGATCCCTGGTGCCTGGTCCTGTGCCTGGTCCCTGAATATCCAAGCAAATAACTGCTTCAGTACAG GCTTGTCTCGGCGGGTCCTGTTGACCAACGTGGTGACGGGACACCGGCAGTCCTTTGGGACCAACAGTGATGTCTTGGCCCAGCAGTTTGCTCTCATG GCTCCTCTGCTGTTTAATGGCTGCCGCTCTGGGGAAATCTTTGCCATTGATCTGCGTTGTGGAAATCAAGGCAAGGGATGGAAGGCCACCCGCCTGTTTCATGATTCAGCAGTGACCTCTGTGCGGATCCTCCAAGATGAGCAATACCTGATGGCTTCAGACATGGCTGGAAAG ATCAAGCTGTGGGACCTGAGGACCACGAAGTGCGTAAGGCAGTACGAAGGCCACGTGAATGAGTACGCCTACCTGCCCCTGCATGTGCACGAGGAAGAAGGAATCCTGGTGGCAG TGGGCCAGGACTGCTACACGAGAATCTGGAGCCTCCACGATGCCCGCCTACTGAGAACCATACCCTCCCCGTACCCTGCCTCCAAGGCCGACATTCCCAGTGTGGCCTTCTCGTCGCGGCTGGGGGGCTCCCGGGGCGCGCCGGGGCTGCTCATGGCTGTCGGGCAGGACCTTTACTGTTACTCCTACAGCTAA
- the DCAF4 gene encoding DDB1- and CUL4-associated factor 4 isoform X1 has product MARSSYEAKPHTSRIMSRYKLGTEMNKSRWQSRRRHGRRSHQQNPWFRLRDSEDRSDSRAAQPAHDSGHGDDESPSTSSGTAGTSSVPELPGFYFDPEKKRYFRLLPGHNNCNPLTKESIRQKEMESKRLRLLQEEDRRKKIARMGFNASSMLRKSQLGFLNVTNYCHLAHELRLSCMERKKVQIRSMDPSALASDRFNLILADTNSDRLFTVNDVKVGGSKYGIINLQSLKTPTLKVFMHENLYFTNRKVNSVCWASLNHLDSHILLCLMGLAETPGCATLLPASLFVNSHPAGIDRPGMLCSFRIPGAWSCAWSLNIQANNCFSTGLSRRVLLTNVVTGHRQSFGTNSDVLAQQFALMAPLLFNGCRSGEIFAIDLRCGNQGKGWKATRLFHDSAVTSVRILQDEQYLMASDMAGKIKLWDLRTTKCVRQYEGHVNEYAYLPLHVHEEEGILVAVGQDCYTRIWSLHDARLLRTIPSPYPASKADIPSVAFSSRLGGSRGAPGLLMAVGQDLYCYSYS; this is encoded by the exons ATGGCGCGCAGCTCGTACGAAGCGAAGCCACACACCTCCCGGATCATGTCCCGCTACAAACTTG gaacagaaatgaataaaagtcGCTGGCAGAGTAGAAGACGACATGGGAGAAGAAGCCACCAGCAGAACCCTTGGTTCAGACTCCGTGATTCTGAAGACAG GTCTGACTCCCGGGCAGCACAGCCCGCTCACGATTCCGGCCACGGTGATGACGAGTCTCCGTCAACCTCGTCTGGCACAGCTGGGACCTCCTCTGTGCCAG AGCTACCTGGGTTTTACTTTGACCCTGAAAAGAAACGCTACTTCCGCTTGCTCCCTGGACATAACAACTGCAACCCCCTGACGAAAGAGAGCATCCGGCAGAAGGAGATGGAGAGCAAGAGACTGCGGCTGCTCCAGGAAGAAGACAGACGGAAAAAG ATTGCCAGGATGGGATTTAATGCATCTTCCATGCTACGAAAAAGCCAGCTGGGTTTTCTCAACGTCACCAATTACTGCCA TTTAGCCCACGAGCTGCGTCTCAGCTGCATGGAGAGGAAAAAGGTCCAGATTCGAAGCATGGATCCCTCCGCCTTGGCAAGCGACCGATTTAACCTCATACTG gCAGATACCAACAGTGACCGGCTCTTCACAGTGAACGATGTTAAAGTTGGAGGCTCCAAGTATGGTATCATCAACCTGCAAAGTCTGAAGACCCCTACGCTCAAGGTGTTCATGCACGAAAACCTCTACTTCACCAACCGGAAG GTGAATTCGGTGTGCTGGGCCTCGCTGAATCACTTGGATTCCCACATTCT GCTATGCCTCATGGGACTCGCAGAGACTCCAGGCTGTGCCACCCTGCTCCCAGCATCACTGTTCGTCAATAGTCACCCAG CAGGAATAGACCGGCCTGGCATGCTCTGCAGTTTCCGGATCCCTGGTGCCTGGTCCTGTGCCTGGTCCCTGAATATCCAAGCAAATAACTGCTTCAGTACAG GCTTGTCTCGGCGGGTCCTGTTGACCAACGTGGTGACGGGACACCGGCAGTCCTTTGGGACCAACAGTGATGTCTTGGCCCAGCAGTTTGCTCTCATG GCTCCTCTGCTGTTTAATGGCTGCCGCTCTGGGGAAATCTTTGCCATTGATCTGCGTTGTGGAAATCAAGGCAAGGGATGGAAGGCCACCCGCCTGTTTCATGATTCAGCAGTGACCTCTGTGCGGATCCTCCAAGATGAGCAATACCTGATGGCTTCAGACATGGCTGGAAAG ATCAAGCTGTGGGACCTGAGGACCACGAAGTGCGTAAGGCAGTACGAAGGCCACGTGAATGAGTACGCCTACCTGCCCCTGCATGTGCACGAGGAAGAAGGAATCCTGGTGGCAG TGGGCCAGGACTGCTACACGAGAATCTGGAGCCTCCACGATGCCCGCCTACTGAGAACCATACCCTCCCCGTACCCTGCCTCCAAGGCCGACATTCCCAGTGTGGCCTTCTCGTCGCGGCTGGGGGGCTCCCGGGGCGCGCCGGGGCTGCTCATGGCTGTCGGGCAGGACCTTTACTGTTACTCCTACAGCTAA
- the DCAF4 gene encoding DDB1- and CUL4-associated factor 4 isoform 8 (isoform 8 is encoded by transcript variant 8), whose translation MNKSRWQSRRRHGRRSHQQNPWFRLRDSEDRSDSRAAQPAHDSGHGDDESPSTSSGTAGTSSVPELPGFYFDPEKKRYFRLLPGHNNCNPLTKESIRQKEMESKRLRLLQEEDRRKKIARMGFNASSMLRKSQLGFLNVTNYCHLAHELRLSCMERKKVQIRSMDPSALASDRFNLILADTNSDRLFTVNDVKVGGSKYGIINLQSLKTPTLKVFMHENLYFTNRKVNSVCWASLNHLDSHILLCLMGLAETPGCATLLPASLFVNSHPAGIDRPGMLCSFRIPGAWSCAWSLNIQANNCFSTGLSRRVLLTNVVTGHRQSFGTNSDVLAQQFALMAPLLFNGCRSGEIFAIDLRCGNQGKGWKATRLFHDSAVTSVRILQDEQYLMASDMAGKIKLWDLRTTKCVRQYEGHVNEYAYLPLHVHEEEGILVAVGQDCYTRIWSLHDARLLRTIPSPYPASKADIPSVAFSSRLGGSRGAPGLLMAVGQDLYCYSYS comes from the exons atgaataaaagtcGCTGGCAGAGTAGAAGACGACATGGGAGAAGAAGCCACCAGCAGAACCCTTGGTTCAGACTCCGTGATTCTGAAGACAG GTCTGACTCCCGGGCAGCACAGCCCGCTCACGATTCCGGCCACGGTGATGACGAGTCTCCGTCAACCTCGTCTGGCACAGCTGGGACCTCCTCTGTGCCAG AGCTACCTGGGTTTTACTTTGACCCTGAAAAGAAACGCTACTTCCGCTTGCTCCCTGGACATAACAACTGCAACCCCCTGACGAAAGAGAGCATCCGGCAGAAGGAGATGGAGAGCAAGAGACTGCGGCTGCTCCAGGAAGAAGACAGACGGAAAAAG ATTGCCAGGATGGGATTTAATGCATCTTCCATGCTACGAAAAAGCCAGCTGGGTTTTCTCAACGTCACCAATTACTGCCA TTTAGCCCACGAGCTGCGTCTCAGCTGCATGGAGAGGAAAAAGGTCCAGATTCGAAGCATGGATCCCTCCGCCTTGGCAAGCGACCGATTTAACCTCATACTG gCAGATACCAACAGTGACCGGCTCTTCACAGTGAACGATGTTAAAGTTGGAGGCTCCAAGTATGGTATCATCAACCTGCAAAGTCTGAAGACCCCTACGCTCAAGGTGTTCATGCACGAAAACCTCTACTTCACCAACCGGAAG GTGAATTCGGTGTGCTGGGCCTCGCTGAATCACTTGGATTCCCACATTCT GCTATGCCTCATGGGACTCGCAGAGACTCCAGGCTGTGCCACCCTGCTCCCAGCATCACTGTTCGTCAATAGTCACCCAG CAGGAATAGACCGGCCTGGCATGCTCTGCAGTTTCCGGATCCCTGGTGCCTGGTCCTGTGCCTGGTCCCTGAATATCCAAGCAAATAACTGCTTCAGTACAG GCTTGTCTCGGCGGGTCCTGTTGACCAACGTGGTGACGGGACACCGGCAGTCCTTTGGGACCAACAGTGATGTCTTGGCCCAGCAGTTTGCTCTCATG GCTCCTCTGCTGTTTAATGGCTGCCGCTCTGGGGAAATCTTTGCCATTGATCTGCGTTGTGGAAATCAAGGCAAGGGATGGAAGGCCACCCGCCTGTTTCATGATTCAGCAGTGACCTCTGTGCGGATCCTCCAAGATGAGCAATACCTGATGGCTTCAGACATGGCTGGAAAG ATCAAGCTGTGGGACCTGAGGACCACGAAGTGCGTAAGGCAGTACGAAGGCCACGTGAATGAGTACGCCTACCTGCCCCTGCATGTGCACGAGGAAGAAGGAATCCTGGTGGCAG TGGGCCAGGACTGCTACACGAGAATCTGGAGCCTCCACGATGCCCGCCTACTGAGAACCATACCCTCCCCGTACCCTGCCTCCAAGGCCGACATTCCCAGTGTGGCCTTCTCGTCGCGGCTGGGGGGCTCCCGGGGCGCGCCGGGGCTGCTCATGGCTGTCGGGCAGGACCTTTACTGTTACTCCTACAGCTAA
- the DCAF4 gene encoding DDB1- and CUL4-associated factor 4 isoform 1 (isoform 1 is encoded by transcript variant 1), whose translation MNKSRWQSRRRHGRRSHQQNPWFRLRDSEDRSDSRAAQPAHDSGHGDDESPSTSSGTAGTSSVPELPGFYFDPEKKRYFRLLPGHNNCNPLTKESIRQKEMESKRLRLLQEEDRRKKIARMGFNASSMLRKSQLGFLNVTNYCHLAHELRLSCMERKKVQIRSMDPSALASDRFNLILADTNSDRLFTVNDVKVGGSKYGIINLQSLKTPTLKVFMHENLYFTNRKVNSVCWASLNHLDSHILLCLMGLAETPGCATLLPASLFVNSHPGIDRPGMLCSFRIPGAWSCAWSLNIQANNCFSTGLSRRVLLTNVVTGHRQSFGTNSDVLAQQFALMAPLLFNGCRSGEIFAIDLRCGNQGKGWKATRLFHDSAVTSVRILQDEQYLMASDMAGKIKLWDLRTTKCVRQYEGHVNEYAYLPLHVHEEEGILVAVGQDCYTRIWSLHDARLLRTIPSPYPASKADIPSVAFSSRLGGSRGAPGLLMAVGQDLYCYSYS comes from the exons atgaataaaagtcGCTGGCAGAGTAGAAGACGACATGGGAGAAGAAGCCACCAGCAGAACCCTTGGTTCAGACTCCGTGATTCTGAAGACAG GTCTGACTCCCGGGCAGCACAGCCCGCTCACGATTCCGGCCACGGTGATGACGAGTCTCCGTCAACCTCGTCTGGCACAGCTGGGACCTCCTCTGTGCCAG AGCTACCTGGGTTTTACTTTGACCCTGAAAAGAAACGCTACTTCCGCTTGCTCCCTGGACATAACAACTGCAACCCCCTGACGAAAGAGAGCATCCGGCAGAAGGAGATGGAGAGCAAGAGACTGCGGCTGCTCCAGGAAGAAGACAGACGGAAAAAG ATTGCCAGGATGGGATTTAATGCATCTTCCATGCTACGAAAAAGCCAGCTGGGTTTTCTCAACGTCACCAATTACTGCCA TTTAGCCCACGAGCTGCGTCTCAGCTGCATGGAGAGGAAAAAGGTCCAGATTCGAAGCATGGATCCCTCCGCCTTGGCAAGCGACCGATTTAACCTCATACTG gCAGATACCAACAGTGACCGGCTCTTCACAGTGAACGATGTTAAAGTTGGAGGCTCCAAGTATGGTATCATCAACCTGCAAAGTCTGAAGACCCCTACGCTCAAGGTGTTCATGCACGAAAACCTCTACTTCACCAACCGGAAG GTGAATTCGGTGTGCTGGGCCTCGCTGAATCACTTGGATTCCCACATTCT GCTATGCCTCATGGGACTCGCAGAGACTCCAGGCTGTGCCACCCTGCTCCCAGCATCACTGTTCGTCAATAGTCACCCAG GAATAGACCGGCCTGGCATGCTCTGCAGTTTCCGGATCCCTGGTGCCTGGTCCTGTGCCTGGTCCCTGAATATCCAAGCAAATAACTGCTTCAGTACAG GCTTGTCTCGGCGGGTCCTGTTGACCAACGTGGTGACGGGACACCGGCAGTCCTTTGGGACCAACAGTGATGTCTTGGCCCAGCAGTTTGCTCTCATG GCTCCTCTGCTGTTTAATGGCTGCCGCTCTGGGGAAATCTTTGCCATTGATCTGCGTTGTGGAAATCAAGGCAAGGGATGGAAGGCCACCCGCCTGTTTCATGATTCAGCAGTGACCTCTGTGCGGATCCTCCAAGATGAGCAATACCTGATGGCTTCAGACATGGCTGGAAAG ATCAAGCTGTGGGACCTGAGGACCACGAAGTGCGTAAGGCAGTACGAAGGCCACGTGAATGAGTACGCCTACCTGCCCCTGCATGTGCACGAGGAAGAAGGAATCCTGGTGGCAG TGGGCCAGGACTGCTACACGAGAATCTGGAGCCTCCACGATGCCCGCCTACTGAGAACCATACCCTCCCCGTACCCTGCCTCCAAGGCCGACATTCCCAGTGTGGCCTTCTCGTCGCGGCTGGGGGGCTCCCGGGGCGCGCCGGGGCTGCTCATGGCTGTCGGGCAGGACCTTTACTGTTACTCCTACAGCTAA
- the DCAF4 gene encoding DDB1- and CUL4-associated factor 4 isoform 7 (isoform 7 is encoded by transcript variant 7), with protein sequence MNKSRWQSRRRHGRRSHQQNPWFRLRDSEDRSDSRAAQPAHDSGHGDDESPSTSSGTAGTSSVPELPGFYFDPEKKRYFRLLPGHNNCNPLTKESIRQKEMESKRLRLLQEEDRRKKIARMGFNASSMLRKSQLGFLNVTNYCHLAHELRLSCMERKKVQIRSMDPSALASDRFNLILADTNSDRLFTVNDVKVGGSKYGIINLQSLKTPTLKVFMHENLYFTNRKVNSVCWASLNHLDSHILLCLMGLAETPGCATLLPASLFVNSHPGIDRPGMLCSFRIPGAWSCAWSLNIQANNCFSTGLSRRVLLTNVVTGHRQSFGTNSDVLAQQFALMAPLLFNGCRSGEIFAIDLRCGNQGKGWKATRLFHDSAVTSVRILQDEQYLMASDMAGKIKLWDLRTTKCVRQYEGHVNEYAYLPLHVHEEEGILVAGSWWHRKGWLDSRMHPPHLQERTEIPQQEKLGRDRQVLPPFPAS encoded by the exons atgaataaaagtcGCTGGCAGAGTAGAAGACGACATGGGAGAAGAAGCCACCAGCAGAACCCTTGGTTCAGACTCCGTGATTCTGAAGACAG GTCTGACTCCCGGGCAGCACAGCCCGCTCACGATTCCGGCCACGGTGATGACGAGTCTCCGTCAACCTCGTCTGGCACAGCTGGGACCTCCTCTGTGCCAG AGCTACCTGGGTTTTACTTTGACCCTGAAAAGAAACGCTACTTCCGCTTGCTCCCTGGACATAACAACTGCAACCCCCTGACGAAAGAGAGCATCCGGCAGAAGGAGATGGAGAGCAAGAGACTGCGGCTGCTCCAGGAAGAAGACAGACGGAAAAAG ATTGCCAGGATGGGATTTAATGCATCTTCCATGCTACGAAAAAGCCAGCTGGGTTTTCTCAACGTCACCAATTACTGCCA TTTAGCCCACGAGCTGCGTCTCAGCTGCATGGAGAGGAAAAAGGTCCAGATTCGAAGCATGGATCCCTCCGCCTTGGCAAGCGACCGATTTAACCTCATACTG gCAGATACCAACAGTGACCGGCTCTTCACAGTGAACGATGTTAAAGTTGGAGGCTCCAAGTATGGTATCATCAACCTGCAAAGTCTGAAGACCCCTACGCTCAAGGTGTTCATGCACGAAAACCTCTACTTCACCAACCGGAAG GTGAATTCGGTGTGCTGGGCCTCGCTGAATCACTTGGATTCCCACATTCT GCTATGCCTCATGGGACTCGCAGAGACTCCAGGCTGTGCCACCCTGCTCCCAGCATCACTGTTCGTCAATAGTCACCCAG GAATAGACCGGCCTGGCATGCTCTGCAGTTTCCGGATCCCTGGTGCCTGGTCCTGTGCCTGGTCCCTGAATATCCAAGCAAATAACTGCTTCAGTACAG GCTTGTCTCGGCGGGTCCTGTTGACCAACGTGGTGACGGGACACCGGCAGTCCTTTGGGACCAACAGTGATGTCTTGGCCCAGCAGTTTGCTCTCATG GCTCCTCTGCTGTTTAATGGCTGCCGCTCTGGGGAAATCTTTGCCATTGATCTGCGTTGTGGAAATCAAGGCAAGGGATGGAAGGCCACCCGCCTGTTTCATGATTCAGCAGTGACCTCTGTGCGGATCCTCCAAGATGAGCAATACCTGATGGCTTCAGACATGGCTGGAAAG ATCAAGCTGTGGGACCTGAGGACCACGAAGTGCGTAAGGCAGTACGAAGGCCACGTGAATGAGTACGCCTACCTGCCCCTGCATGTGCACGAGGAAGAAGGAATCCTGGTGGCAG GATCATGGTGGCACAGGAAGGGATGGCTGGATAGTAGAATGCATCCTCCACATCTTCAGGAAAGGACAGAGATACCTCAACAGGAGAAGTTGGGCAGAGACAGGCAAGTGCTGCCTCCATTTCCAGCCTCATGA